The segment TTAAACCTCCAGAAGGTTGGTGTAACCCTCACCGCTTTGGTTCTTTTGCTCCATTGAGGGGGACAACTGATGATGCCGCTCAAGCTCAGTGGTTTGTAGATGGGAAAGCAGCATTTGAGGCAATTGCTTCTTCAATAGAAAGTGCAAAATCTGAGGTTGATCTATCAACTTTTTACATAGCAAGCATAAAGTTTCTTACTTGCTATAGTTCCACCTAATTTAATCTTATGCAGATCTATATAACCGGATGGTGGCTTTGCCCTGAGCTGTACTTGAGACGTCCATTTCACAACCATAGCTCCTCTAGACTTGATGCATTACTTGAGACTAAAGCTAAAGAAGGGATCCAGGTGCATATGCAGCTGATCTCTACTTAACAtgtttaactttataaataattgAGTAAAATTAGTTACCTttacctaaaaaaaaaagataaaaatttacatgtctaaatattttcttatgcTTTAATGCCTGCCAACAGTAATAAGCCACACGTTTGTTGAAAGACATTTACTCAAGTCACGTGTGATAAAGATTAGGAACTAGGCTTTTTGTCTTGCATCTAGACATAATGAAACTAGAGCGTTTACATGTAACAAAGTGTATCCAGCAATTTTGATAACAAAGAAGTGTTTTCTATAAAGAAGTGTTTTCAATGCATTCTTCCGATGTTTTTTTTAGATCCAGTCTaacttctaaaaatatatgttgatgCAGATTTATGTTCTTCTTTACAAGGAGGTTTCTATTGCTTTAAAGATTAACAGTTTATACAGCAAAAGAAGGCTACTGAAAATTCACAAAAATGTTAAAGTCCTGCGATATCCAAACCATTTCTCTGCAGGGATCTACTTGTGGTATGCAGTTAAGAATTTAATACAGCATAGTCTCTGATGTAGTCATGATTTAGAATAGATTTTCCATCTTTATCTGCACTCTATGTATATTAATTCCTTCAATTTCATAAGCTTATTAAAACTAAAACGTGGTTTCTACATGCAGGTCGCACCATGAAAAGCTTGTCATTGTGGACAACAAGATTTGTTACATTGGAGGTTTAGATTTATGTTTTGGCCGGTATGACACTAGAGAACACAAGTTGGCTGATCAGCCTCCTTTTATTTGGCCCGGGAAGGACTACTATAACCCAAGGTAAGCTAGCTATGATATGTATGTGACCCAGTCATGAACTTGAAATTTCCTTTGTCAAGTTTGTATTTATAACTTAAAGCAAATAGATATGGGCGCCACTATATTTCTTAACAGGCTTCAGTTAGTATGTGTTTGACAACAGGTCTCTATTAGCATTCAGATGATGAAACAAATATGTTTTTGAAGTTAGAAATGGAATATGTAGATTTTGAAAAGATTCCACCATAAGTAACATAGTTGAAATAGCTATTGATCTCCATGTTGAAATTGTGTTGACGgatttaaatcaaatttagtTATCTATTTTTCTGCTTTGTCCAAGAAATGTAACAATTTGAGGCAAAATAATGTATTATCTTTTTTTGTAATGagggaaaagaagggaaactaaTGGAAATTCAATCAAAGTTTCTTGTTTGGTGGGTGTTCTATTAGACTCATATTTGTCCAGCTTATTGCAAACGAATATCTAATTTAGCTTGAGATGATTCAAGTTGATATCAATTTTGTAGATGGAGAGTGAAAAGAATTAGAGCCTTCTCTTAAGTTTGACTGGTTGTAGAAATCACTCAAACCCATATGCAGcaaatgtaatatttttaattatctaaattGTCATTATTATCCAGAGAATCCGAGCCAAATTCTTGGGAAGATGCCATGAAAGATGAACTAGAGCGGGAGAAATATCCCCGAATGCCATGGCATGATGTCCACTGTGCTCTTTGGGGACCACCTTGCCGAGATGTCGCCAGACACTTCGTTCAACGCTGGAATCATGCTAAGGTTCTTTTCTAATCCTCAGTGTACTTCTTGATGAAAGTTCAAGTTGCTAATATTTCTGACCATTGATGCAGAGAAGCAAAGCTCCAAATGAACAGACAATACCACTGCTTATGCCACAGCATCATATGGTTCTTCCACACTACATGGGCAGAAGCAGAGAAATTGAGGTCGAAAGTAAGACAACTGAGCTGCAGTGGAAAGATCTGAATGGACAAGATGCATTTCCGTCTGGGTCACCACCGGAAGACATCCCGTTACTTTTACCCCAGGAAGCTGATTGTGATGAGGTTTCCTGTGCGGACGAGAAGTGGACTGGTCTGGTCTCTAGTCTATTAGTTAAGTTTGATTTATATTTAGTTTACACTCTGTCATTAGGTCTGATGATATCTTTTCAGATGATCTTCATCACCTAGATCTCCAAAGCCAAATGAAAACTCATCAACTAGATAATTGGTGGGAGACACAAGAGCGAGTAGCAGAAGTGGTTTCAACTGATGAAATAGAAGATGTTGGTCCTCGAACCCGTTGTCACTGTCAGGTTAGCTAAACAAATATAGTACAGTGAGGATGTCATTTGGTGGTGTGTTGCGTAGTTTTTACATTCTGCTTATAAAAGTATAATGATTATTGACATTGTTTAGTATCTAGGCTTTATTGCTCAAGGATAGAAACAAGGAgaaaattaatgttaatttgAGTTGGTATTAGAACCTTTAAAGTAGACAACttgaaaaaattctaaatataaatCTGGAGGAGAAAGTATCGGTTGGACCCCCACCCCCTTTTAGGTGCACCATTAGAGGATAAAGATATTGAACTAATGAAGGTAGGGATTAGTTGCAGCCATCCAGTCAAACAATACTTGAAACATATTATACTTTCTGCTGATATTGTTTAGGTTCATAATATTCCTTAAACGACTTCCTAGGTGACctgaaaatttaattcattttcttgTTTACTCAGTTTCACATATGTTTCAGTTAATTCTCTACTGCCATTGACATTTCTTAAGGTTAACTTGTCATAGGTGATTAGAAGTGTCAGCCAGTGGTCTGCTGGAACAACTCAAACTGAAGACAGCATTCACAAAGCTTATTGTTCTCTTATTGAGGAAGCAGAACATTTTGTGTTCATTGAGGTGTGCACTAATTACAATTGATTGTCAGAGCTTTGTGTTCATTGACTGCCACCAGTGGCTCAGCGGGTTTATTGTTGCTAATGTCCAGTTACAAGTGTACTTTTCTTGTTCTGAATTTCTGAatgttttctgtttttttttagttCTGATTTGTTTTATGATGGATATGAGcaaaaatatagtaaaaaagCTCACTTATCAAATGAAAACTCATGCTTTTATTTGCAAAACTTTCAGAATCAATTTTTCATCTCGGGTCTTGCTGGAGATGAAATTATACACAATCGTGTAGCTGATGCTATATACAGACGTATAAGGCGAGCACACAAAGAAAATAAGTGTTTCAGAGTTATAATAGTCATCCCACTATTACCTGGTTTTCAGGTAGGTGTCTTCTCTTCAAGTTGGAGACTGTAAGTTGGTTTTTGAGTTTTCATGTTTCATATCTAGCTTCAAAATTACAGGGAGGCCTGGATGACATTGGGGCAGCAACTGTGAGAGCCTTAATGCACTGGCAATATCGGACTATTAGCAAGGGCAACACTTCAATACTGCACAATCTTAATGCTCTATTGGGTTCAAAAACTTGTGATTACATATCTTTCTACGGTCTCAGGACGTATGGACAGCTTTCTGATGTTGGCCCTATGTTCACGAGTCAGGTAATTTCTTGAAGATCTAACAGTACAAATCAATTATCTGAAACTCACTTAACTAGTAAGATAGGTCCATACATTGGCATGGAGCATCTTTGAATGGCTAAGAAGCAGTCAATCTAATATTTGTATGACCAACTTTATCCTCCAAGAAAATTGATGTATATACTAGGCGGaagtttgaaaatgaaaattcttTTCCCAAGCCTTGAAGAGTTAATTCATTCTATTTTTTAGTATGTAACGTTATCATCTTCTCTCAATATTTGCTCTTCTTTCTCTAACATGCAACCTGTATCTACACAAGTTCACTTGATGTTGATTAATCGAAAATTTGGTTTTCTATTGCACTAAAAGTTCTGCAATTTTAACATAGGTCTATGTACACAGTAAAGTGATGATAGTGGATGACCGTATAGCCATGATTGGATCATCTAATATAAATGACAGAAGTTTGCTTGGATCTCGCGACTCTGAGGTAAATCTGTTCTAGGCTTTTAGCATGTGAAGAACATGAAATATTACTTACTGCCTATAAGAAAGTCTCTTTCTCTTCTGAGAAGAAGAGACACAGCAATTACTTTCTGAGAATAGCTCTTTTACGTTCACATggtaatacaaataaatttagaaCCGTTGTGGACTTCTGTTTTGCAAACATTCTTATGTTGTATTGCTAGAACCGTCACTCGTGAGTGTGTAGacttttttgttctttcaaaaACATATTAGTATAAGCAAAACTCCAAACACTgcacaaaaattagaaaaagaaacacatCCAGCACTTATCTTGATAAATCTTGCTTTTGTCAGTGAATTGGTTCATCTACCACAGGAAACTGTAGATTCATACCATTTTCACCTTCAAGTTTTGTCTGTCGATTCATTTAGTTGGTTCATGTATTCCTTGCTTATACCACACTGCTGCTTGTGAATGAGAGCTGTCCCCAGTCGAAAGATAAATGTATGACTTTCTAGCTTTTCAACATCATGAGGCTTCACATTTCAGTTTCTACATTGGATATCTGCAATTGAATTCTTTCAGCTACGCATTTCCAAAAGCAGTATCTTGTTCTGCAGATACTTTTAAacagtaaattaaaaaaaactacaaaataagAACTGACAGAAAATTGGTGGTTCCAGATTTGTGTAGTCATTGAAGATAAAGATTTCATTGATTCAACCATGGATGGAAAACCTTGGAAGGCTGGAAAGTTTGCTTTTAGCCTTCGGGTTTCTTTGTGGGCAGAGCACCTTGGTTTATGTGCTGAAGAGGTCAGTGATGCTTCGAACTTCCAATGGCATAAGATTTCCTCTCATGGATTTATAcagtatgttttaaaatacAGCAACTAAAGactatcctttttttttccagaCTTGTCAAATCAAAGATCCAGTGGCTAACTCTACTTACAAAGATATATGGATGGCAACTGCAGAGGTGAGATTGGTGTTCTTACTTTAGTTGATTGCCTTCAAAGAAAAGCAATATGAAAGTATGATAATACTAATTCTCGAAAGAAGCACAAAATAATTCTGCCGTATGCCCATGTTTTGGTGATGATACTACACAAACATAGAAAGAAAGCTTCCACAGCAATTCCATTATCACTCTTATctgtttgttttagttatttaattgcCTTTATGTAACTGCCCATTGACAGAAATACATATCGTTTCTATTTAGTAGCCATGCCTGAAATCTTGTTCAAACTGCACAATCCGGTCACTTAGATTTTCATCTCAGAGCATCAATAACTCTTTGTATCTCTTATGTTTCAGTCAAATGCCACGATTTACCAAGACGTGTTCTCTTGCATCCCAAATGATGTTATTCACTCGAGGTACGTGACCATCACATCGACTTTCCACCatgtttttctcttttatgGAGGCGGGGAAGAGTAGTCAGTAGCGCAAAGTTTTTGATCATGCTCAGTTGCTTATGTTATCTAATGTCATCCTGGATATGAATGCAGGTCTGAACTTCGACAATGTATGAACCATTGGAAAGATAAGCTTGGGCACACTACTATTGATCTAGGTGTTGCTCCTGATAAACTTGAATCTCAGGTTGATGGGGAAGTAGATGTAGTGAATACGAAAGAGAAGTTAAAGTCAGTCAAAGGACATCTTGTTTCTTTCCCCTTGGAGTTCATGCGTGAGGAAGATTTGAGACCGGCGTTTATGGAGACCGAGTTTTATACTTCTCCTCAAGTGTTCCATTAAGCTACAAATTAAGTTGTGATATGTATATATCTAGGCTCTGTGTTTGAGAAAGTGTACATATGTTcttattatgtatatatgttggaaTGCATTTTAGGACTGAAACTTTTTGTGTTTCAGTgttttcaaaaatgtttttggGCGAGTCCCAAGGcgagttttaaaaatatttcgaGCATAAATTAAAGATGTAGATCTATAAGAcgagatttttaaaatttgaggcATAACTCTCGAGCATAAAAACGTAAGTTTTGGGAGTAAAAACATACGCctggatatttttaatttagtttttaaccctttttgctttatatcatatttttattattggtgtaatgatattttatcatatgataactataatattttttttctttgttattgatCATTAATGCTTATCTCAAATAAGAATTATAAGTTATTGAAAGGTTTACTTTTGCTTATTTTAGTTGTAACaaaactataaaattgaatatacatgAGACTACGCCCGGTAGATCTATGCAGTTATGTTCATGTCTCGAGGCTTATGCCTTGCTCTGTACGGAATAAAACGTTTTGCCTCACGCTCTCGCCTTTTTTAAAACATTGTTGTGTTTGAAGATACCAAACTGCAATTCTTCCCCGAGCCTCTCGTGGGTATTTTAGAAACCAACCTTATTCTTTCAGGAACTACCTGAGTTTGTCCAAAAATATCTTTGGTGTTTcctgaaaataatatattgctGTTCAGATCTTCTATTTACCTATTTATGTTACACTAAAATTATAAGTGAGTTGAGCATAGCCTTATTACTTtctctcttttaatttatttgatctactttttaaaagaatgatcatttccttatttatttttttaatagctttttaattttgacatgatatattcaaacaatactattaaaagatattttgatgTCGTAGCAATTTAATGCAACCTCGGAAAGAATGAGAATTTTCCATATCCCATTTCCCAATACAGTACAAGGCGGGAATTTTTGGCGCCATTTCAGTTTTGACAGTGAAAATTCCCCTCTACATAAACCTCCCACTCACTCTACAAACCCTAACACTGTCATAAACTTGTCTTCAACATTCCTTCTTCCAAAAATGGCAGAAAATCAGATCAACTCTCCTGAGATCACAGAACCTTCTCCCAAGGTTCAGAAACTGGACCACCCTGAAAACGGCAATGTCCCCTTTTTCCGAGTGAAGAAGCTCTCTGAAAACGCTGTTTTGCCCTCAAGAGCCTCTTCTCTTGCTGCTGGTTATGATCTATCAAGGTCAGACTTTCactaagtttatttttttcgttAAATCCATTTGGAAGCTCGAATTGTTTTTTCTAAATTGTTTGTTTTGGTTTGATTTACAGTGCAGCTcgaattatttttctaaattgttTGTTTTGGTTTGTTTTACAGTGCTGCAGAGACTAAAGTTCCCGCCAGAGGCAAGGCTCTTGTACCCACAGATCTCAGTATTGCTGTTCCTCAAGGAACCTATGCTCGTATTGGTAATTTCTTCCTTACTTTTTGAAATCACAAGATTTTTATTAGGGCATGGTCCCTATGATTTTAACTATTTTGgggaaaataagttttttagaGTAAGAAAAGCAAGTTACACAAGTGTTAGTCCACATTGGTTATGTTATCTCATGATTTGCTATATTTTGGGGTGTTTTTTTCATTTGGTTATAGCACCTCGTTCTGGTTTGGCATGGAAGTATTCTATAGATGTTGGAGCTGGAGTCATAGATGCTGATTATAGAGGGCCTGTTGGGGTAGTATTGTTCAACCACTctgaagttgattttgaagtcaAGGTTGGTGATAGGATAGCTCAGCTTATTGTTCAGAAAATTGTGACACCAGAGGTGGAGCAAGTTGATGATCTTGACTCAACTGTCAGAGGCTCTGGTGGCTTTGGATCCACCGGagtgtgaagaaaaataaatcagtTTTAACATTGCagtattaaaatattatctagTAGGTTTTGACTAATATATGGTATTCTGGGTAATACTAAAATCCTAGTATTTGGTTTATAGATTAAGCAGTGGGAGATTTTGGAAATGTATTTTGGATCAAATGTATATCTCACTGATCTTTAAATGCCTCAGTGCATGTTGATCTATAGTTAAGTACTTGATGAATATATTGTTCGAACTTATTGCTAGCAAAactatgtttttatttgttactaACTTCAGCTTATGAGGGTCATCTCCAACTTGGCTCATTTTCATGAATTGAGGATGTTGTAGATGATGCAATGTCAATCAATGAAGGTTTATTATCTGTtatgagaaaattattttcaaatgaaATTAGTTTATTGAGTTGTTGGCAAAGTCAATTACAGAGAGGCAACTCAATATGGAGAgcaaagataataaaatttaaagaaaatataatgatATTGTGTAATTTAGATTGTATTAGTGAACCCTCTGTTCGTGAATTTATTCGacaaagaacaaaaattaattttctctcCCTCCCTAATTTattcacttttaaataaatacacCTATTAATGACATAGTAAGTggatgaaaagttttatatttttaaaaataattagtcatttaattgaagatataatagattaaaa is part of the Solanum lycopersicum chromosome 1, SLM_r2.1 genome and harbors:
- the P18 gene encoding dUTP diphosphatase, giving the protein MAENQINSPEITEPSPKVQKLDHPENGNVPFFRVKKLSENAVLPSRASSLAAGYDLSSAAETKVPARGKALVPTDLSIAVPQGTYARIAPRSGLAWKYSIDVGAGVIDADYRGPVGVVLFNHSEVDFEVKVGDRIAQLIVQKIVTPEVEQVDDLDSTVRGSGGFGSTGV
- the LOC101245304 gene encoding phospholipase D zeta 1 isoform X2; this translates as MSTDKLIENAPASAMSSTHSLRYYTEPATIFEELPKATIIGVSRPDASDISPLLLSYTIEVQYKQFKWCLLKKASQVIYLHFALRRRAIIEEFHEKQEQVKEWLHHIGIGEQTAVTQDDDEDDGALPIYNEDSIRNRCVPSRAALSIIRPSLGKQQTITRKAKIAMQEYLNHFMGNLDIVNSREVCKFLEVSKLSFSPEYGPKLKENYVMVKHLSTVPIEEENVGCCICYWSGCCKSKWQKVWAVLKPGYLALLNNPFDAKLLDIIVFDVLPTSNVKGENAVCLAAEIRERNPLQYAFKVCCGNRSIRIRTTSHAKVDEWICSINDAVLKPPEGWCNPHRFGSFAPLRGTTDDAAQAQWFVDGKAAFEAIASSIESAKSEIYITGWWLCPELYLRRPFHNHSSSRLDALLETKAKEGIQIYVLLYKEVSIALKINSLYSKRRLLKIHKNVKVLRYPNHFSAGIYLWSHHEKLVIVDNKICYIGGLDLCFGRYDTREHKLADQPPFIWPGKDYYNPRESEPNSWEDAMKDELEREKYPRMPWHDVHCALWGPPCRDVARHFVQRWNHAKRSKAPNEQTIPLLMPQHHMVLPHYMGRSREIEVESKTTELQWKDLNGQDAFPSGSPPEDIPLLLPQEADCDEVSCADEKWTDDLHHLDLQSQMKTHQLDNWWETQERVAEVVSTDEIEDVGPRTRCHCQVIRSVSQWSAGTTQTEDSIHKAYCSLIEEAEHFVFIENQFFISGLAGDEIIHNRVADAIYRRIRRAHKENKCFRVIIVIPLLPGFQGGLDDIGAATVRALMHWQYRTISKGNTSILHNLNALLGSKTCDYISFYGLRTYGQLSDVGPMFTSQVYVHSKVMIVDDRIAMIGSSNINDRSLLGSRDSEICVVIEDKDFIDSTMDGKPWKAGKFAFSLRVSLWAEHLGLCAEETCQIKDPVANSTYKDIWMATAESNATIYQDVFSCIPNDVIHSRSELRQCMNHWKDKLGHTTIDLGVAPDKLESQVDGEVDVVNTKEKLKSVKGHLVSFPLEFMREEDLRPAFMETEFYTSPQVFH
- the LOC101245304 gene encoding phospholipase D zeta 1 isoform X1, coding for MSTDKLIENAPASAMSSTHSLRYYTEPATIFEELPKATIIGVSRPDASDISPLLLSYTIEVQYKQQFKWCLLKKASQVIYLHFALRRRAIIEEFHEKQEQVKEWLHHIGIGEQTAVTQDDDEDDGALPIYNEDSIRNRCVPSRAALSIIRPSLGKQQTITRKAKIAMQEYLNHFMGNLDIVNSREVCKFLEVSKLSFSPEYGPKLKENYVMVKHLSTVPIEEENVGCCICYWSGCCKSKWQKVWAVLKPGYLALLNNPFDAKLLDIIVFDVLPTSNVKGENAVCLAAEIRERNPLQYAFKVCCGNRSIRIRTTSHAKVDEWICSINDAVLKPPEGWCNPHRFGSFAPLRGTTDDAAQAQWFVDGKAAFEAIASSIESAKSEIYITGWWLCPELYLRRPFHNHSSSRLDALLETKAKEGIQIYVLLYKEVSIALKINSLYSKRRLLKIHKNVKVLRYPNHFSAGIYLWSHHEKLVIVDNKICYIGGLDLCFGRYDTREHKLADQPPFIWPGKDYYNPRESEPNSWEDAMKDELEREKYPRMPWHDVHCALWGPPCRDVARHFVQRWNHAKRSKAPNEQTIPLLMPQHHMVLPHYMGRSREIEVESKTTELQWKDLNGQDAFPSGSPPEDIPLLLPQEADCDEVSCADEKWTDDLHHLDLQSQMKTHQLDNWWETQERVAEVVSTDEIEDVGPRTRCHCQVIRSVSQWSAGTTQTEDSIHKAYCSLIEEAEHFVFIENQFFISGLAGDEIIHNRVADAIYRRIRRAHKENKCFRVIIVIPLLPGFQGGLDDIGAATVRALMHWQYRTISKGNTSILHNLNALLGSKTCDYISFYGLRTYGQLSDVGPMFTSQVYVHSKVMIVDDRIAMIGSSNINDRSLLGSRDSEICVVIEDKDFIDSTMDGKPWKAGKFAFSLRVSLWAEHLGLCAEETCQIKDPVANSTYKDIWMATAESNATIYQDVFSCIPNDVIHSRSELRQCMNHWKDKLGHTTIDLGVAPDKLESQVDGEVDVVNTKEKLKSVKGHLVSFPLEFMREEDLRPAFMETEFYTSPQVFH